The following proteins are encoded in a genomic region of Nicotiana sylvestris chromosome 4, ASM39365v2, whole genome shotgun sequence:
- the LOC138889888 gene encoding uncharacterized protein, which yields MDPLKYIFQKPIPMGKLAKWQILLSEFDIIYATQKAVKGQALADHLAENPVRGEYEPLKTYFPDKEVSFVGEDITDVYDGWRMFFDGAANFKGVHIGDVLVSETGKHYPVQGKWATKNSKILPYLHHVQELKRRFTKIEFRHVPRIQNEFADVLAILSSIIQHPDKNYIDPILVRIHNQPAYCAHVEEEACGMLWFHDIKEYLSKGEYPEHANHTQKCTLRRLSNHFFHSEGNLYRRTIDLGLLRCVDAKEASKLLEDVHVGTYGPHMNGFVLAKKIFRAGYFWMTMETDCGQ from the exons atggatcctctgaagtacatatttcagaagcccatacCTATGGGGAAGctggctaaatggcagatactactaagtgagttcgatatcatctatgcaactcaaaaggcggtcaagggacaagcgtTGGCAGACCACCTCGCTGAAAATCCGGTGAGAGGGgaatatgaacccttgaaaacgtattttcctgataaagaggtatcgttcgtaggggaagacattaccgatgtgtatgatggttggaggatgttttttgacggagctgcaaatttcaaaggagtacaCATTGGAGatgttttggtatcagaaaccggtaaacattatccg GTTCAAGGAAAATGGGCTACCAAGAATTCCAAAATAttaccatatctgcaccatgtgcaggaattgaaaaggaggttcacgaagatagaattccgacatgtgcccagaattcagaatgagtttgccgacgtATTAGCCATTTTGTCATCAAttatacaacatccagataagaactatattgatcccattctagtgaggatccataatcagccggcatattgtgctcatgtcgaggaagaagcatgTGGAATGctttggttccatgatatcaaggagtacttatcaaaaggagaatacccggagcatgcaaatcacactcagaaatgcacgctCCGGAGGTTGTCAAATCATTTTTTCCACAGCGAAGGGAACTTGTACAGGAGAACTAtagatttgggtttactaaggtgtgtcgacgcaaaggaagcttctaagctactagaGGATGTGCATGTTGGGACATatggcccgcacatgaatggcttcgttctggccaagaagatattcagggcaggttacttttggatgaccatggagacggattgtgGTCAGTAG